In Coffea eugenioides isolate CCC68of chromosome 4, Ceug_1.0, whole genome shotgun sequence, the genomic stretch ttttaaaagctatacataatGTTCTcgtaatttggattaaagtgtcaaaatgagaaatTTACATTTCATAAAGTAGtcaactaaaatatcaaaagtactgatatataaaattgaaaattatttattaaccaccGGATGGTTacgtatatattttgaaaactaaaaaaaggttatatgataaaatataaaactaTACAGGATTGGAGAATcatgcatattatgtttatatatctGGGTCACTTTAgctattttagtttttaagtaaggataaattttgatatttttataGGTTCTGTTACAAATGAtcattttttgtcattttgacactttaatttaAACTATGAGGGaattatatataacttttgaaactattGGGAGAATTATGTGAAAAATTGCTAAATTATGGGGTTAAAGTGTATTTTGCCCTTTAATCAACAAAGAAACGACTAAAagaacgagagagagagagagatgcgGACCCCCGTTGCTTTATTTCGTATTTCACAACGTGCGACAACGTTTTAATTATATATTCACAATCTGGACCACTGAAATTACTAATATATCCGTCATATCAGTATTCTGAGACTAGTAAAATGGTCACCACCCGAGGCTCATCCACTCCTGCTCCGGCTTGCACTGGGCTGTAGACTTGCCTCTGCATAACCAACCTGATCTTGTATAAATATCCCATCATTTCTGAGCTTCCCCTCCAGGACCAGGCACCCtagaaacaaaagaagaagatgaaaaatATTTCGGCAGTGCTTTTTCTCCTTGTTGCTCTAGCAGCAACTTCTCATGCAACATGTTTCCGGAACCCCCTTCGTCTCCTAACTGATGACCAAACCTCCCATGCAGAATGCATAACCAGTCCAATCCATCTTCTCAGGCCAAAATCTGGAGCTGCTGGCCATAACGTCCCACAAATCAACTGCCTAAGCTGGCGCCTGGCCGTGGAAACCTACAACCTGCGTAATTGGAAGTTGGTTCCTGAATCCTGCGAAAACTATGTAGGTCATTACATGCTGGGCAAGCAATATCGTGAGGATTGCGATGCTGTGGCTGATATTGCTATTGCATATGCTAAAAACCTCACTCTTGCTGGTGATGGCAAGGAAATTTGGGTCTTCGACATAGACGAGACTTCTCTCTCCAATGCTCCGTACTATGCACGTTCCGATGTTCAATTTGGGTAAGAAAACATAGGATCTTATGACCATCAATCCGCAATCCTACGGACGTGTTTTTGCACTGTCATTAACTGCATAAAACTTTATATGAATATACTATGAAGGTTACTTTCTCTCATGAAATGCTACCCTCATCGTATCTCTTGTCAAGGTGTTTCATATATTTCTGACAGCGACTTAAAGACGGCCGATCCATTTCCATTATCACCCCAATTCTGCAAGTCAACATTACAGAAGTATAATAAGGAATCTGCCGCGTTCTAGACAAAAAAGGTCTATGTCATGCACTAGAcccttttttggtttttttttttttaaaaagtgtATGACTCAAAAACCACCGCTAGGGACATTAATAGTGGAGGTGCCAAGATCCTGTAGCTTATAGTGGAAATGGGCATTACTAAGATTAAAGCATTGAGGATTTGACGTTCTGAATTGTAAATACTAGTCTGATGAGTATGgatgttttattttttggatcTCTTTTCAGGGCAATACCATACAACGATACAAAGTTTAATGCTTGGGTGGCTGAGGGAGTAGCACCTGCAGTGCCTGGAGTTCTTCGTTTGTACAAGACACTGCTGTCTTTGGGGATCAAGCCCGTCTTCATATCAGGAACAAAAGAAGTATACAGAGAAGTGAGGATTTCCAATCTCAAGAATGTCGGTTATCGCAAATGGGAAAAGCTTATACTAAAGTAAAGACGTGCCCCCCTCTCTTATTGAACCTGATAATTAATTGCTTGCATTTGAATTAAGTAAGAATTCTTTTTCATTAGGATTTTATATTGTTTtcacagatacagatacaaTTTATTTAATGGATTAATCTTCtgtacactgacagtgtatacgtTTCCACCGTTAATATATACAATTTTGCATACGAGCCTTTTTTAAGTTGCAAAAGTGATATACTATGCATCATATTATATAAGAGTACTACTAgttaagaaagaaaattaatttatttaattaattttgtagGGGAGAGAATGACACGGGTTCAGCAGTGGTGTACAAATCCAACAAGAGAACGGAGCTAGTGGAAGCAGGGTACAGAATTGTTGGGAACATTGGAGATCAGTGGAGCGATTTGCTGGGGACAAATGTTGGCGACAGGACCTTCAAAGTACCGGATCCGATGTATTTCATCGGTTGAGAAAAACGGAAAATCTTTCTGATTTTTTCACGAATTAATAAGTTGTGTTGTGCACGGTGCACCAACCAGCTCATCGCGCGATTTTGGAGTTGTGTCACTTCAGCTCAAAGTCTATCTAATGAGTAATGAGGTCTATGTCGGCAGCAACCAGCATCCTCTCCCCTTAATTATCTCTGTACTGTGCAATCTCCTTGACAACTTTCTTAGACTATTCCTAAATAAAAAAGTCCTTTCTTTTACTAGTTCTCTTCTCGCTCTATTTTATCTTTGTCTCTTCTTCATCGGAGCGGGATTTTGGCTTGAGCAAATGCcatgcttaaaaaaaaaaaccttgagcCAAAATCATCATTGAATTAAAAGAAAACATACATCATTCAGCTGAAATCGGCATTTAACATGAGATGAATGAGGGAGACGCTGCTCTCTCTCTCCCTAAATCGGCATTTTTTACACTTCACCATTCCTACTCCTACTTTTACACTGATCTATCTGATGAACGATCCAACTAGATCATGAGATATCGATGAGAATTGAATTACTATTGGGATAGACAAGTACACTATACATCCATTTGAATTTTTGAGAAGCCACGTATTAGCTAGCGGCAAGTGATGGGAGGTACTgcataatttttattttgtatagTGTTTCCTTCATGAGGTAGACAATTAATCTTGTTATTTTTCCGGAAACTTATTACTAGGTGGTATACATTCGTTTGACGATATGTGGTATTCGTATAGCATCGTCAAACTTCCAAAAGGTGAATTATTGTTTATAAATCTCTTAGAAGATTTGGCAATCTAACATATAGAATAATTGAAGATTGGGGCAGTATGGAAATAATAAAAGAAAGCAAAATGATGAGTAATTTGGACTTTTCATGCCTACTGTAATCAACCCTATAAAGAACACCACCAATTATTTGCGCATGCACCCTGCACTGCATATATCTGCAAGAAGATTTGTTTACCAACCATTTGAAATTGATAGTTGAAATTGATGGAGTCTACTTTAGTAATCAATTATTAGTCAAAACTAACATAAGAGTATCAAACTAgcctaaaagaa encodes the following:
- the LOC113767764 gene encoding acid phosphatase 1-like; amino-acid sequence: MKNISAVLFLLVALAATSHATCFRNPLRLLTDDQTSHAECITSPIHLLRPKSGAAGHNVPQINCLSWRLAVETYNLRNWKLVPESCENYVGHYMLGKQYREDCDAVADIAIAYAKNLTLAGDGKEIWVFDIDETSLSNAPYYARSDVQFGAIPYNDTKFNAWVAEGVAPAVPGVLRLYKTLLSLGIKPVFISGTKEVYREVRISNLKNVGYRKWEKLILKGENDTGSAVVYKSNKRTELVEAGYRIVGNIGDQWSDLLGTNVGDRTFKVPDPMYFIG